A region from the Lolium perenne isolate Kyuss_39 chromosome 4, Kyuss_2.0, whole genome shotgun sequence genome encodes:
- the LOC127292353 gene encoding splicing factor Cactin, protein MPRKERESSSRRRRRRSPSPSDTEDASDSSGSPSPRRSRSRHRRRSRRKATPSSSSDASDSQASGSGSDSGGRRRKRSSSCKRGGVTEEQIVEYMSKKAQKKAEKVAKKMKGNAVSGYSNDSNPFGDPNLTENFVWRKKIERAVTEGQTVDISVKTEKKKMRDRMAEIEKVKKRREERAIEKAQHEEEMALLARERARAEFQDWEKKEEEFHFDQSKFRSEIRLREGRTKPIDVLLKNLNFADEFDVELNEPYLVFKGLTVKEMEELRDDIKMHLDLDRESQVNVKYWEALMVVCDWELGEARKRDAIDRARVRGEEPPREAEERGLHASIEGDVKDLLEGKTSTELEEMQSQIESQMRSGTAKVVEYWEAILKRLHIYKAKACLREIHASLLRKHLHRLENTAAPEQVVGADEELDTKEEDTMHDEEEGLDDKRYSPEPIAEETENHLDEEAGSFSPELMHGTEDEDAIDPDEDKAELDRQREAVVIEHQRKVKDVMTAKARKPDEMEVKAMKAMGAMEEGDAVFGSGAEVNLDSQVYWWHDKYRPRKPKYFNRVHTGYEWNKYNQTHYDHDNPPPKIVQGYKFNIFYPDLVDKSKAPVYTIEKDGSAGETCHIRFHAGPPYEDISFRIVNKEWEYSHKKGFKCTFERGILHLYFNFKRYRYRR, encoded by the exons ATGCCTAGGAAGGAGCGCGAGAGCtcgtcgcggcggcggcggcggcgcagcccGTCCCCGTCCGACACGGAagacgcctccgactccagcggcTCGCCCTCGCCCCGGCGGAGCCGGAGCCGCCACCGCCGCAGGAGCCGCCGGAAGGCCACCCCGTCCTCCTCCAGCGATGCGAGCGATTCCCAGGCCTCGGGCTCCGGGTCCGACTCCGGCGGCCGCCGCCGGAAGAGGAGCTCGAGCTGCAAGCGCGGGGGCGTCACCGAGGAGCAGATCGTGGAGTACATgtcgaagaaggcgcagaagaag GCCGAGAAGGtggcgaagaagatgaaggggaACGCGGTGTCAGGGTACTCCAACGATTCCAACCCTTTTGGGGATCCAAACCTGACAGAGAA CTTTGTTTGGCGAAAGAAGATTGAGCGTGCTGTAACTGAAGGACAAACGGTGGACATTTCTGTCAAAActgaaaagaagaaaatgagggATAGAATG GCTGAAATAGAAAAGGTTAAGAAGAGAAGGGAGGAAAGAGCAATTGAAAAAGCACAGCACGAGGAGGAAATG GCATTGTTAGCCAGAGAAAGAGCACGCGCTGAGTTTCAAGATTGGGAGAAGAAAGAGGAAGAG TTTCATTTTGATCAAAGCAAATTTAGGTCTGAAATCAGGTTACGGGAGGGACGCACAAAACCTATTGATGTTCTCCTGAAGAATCTTAACTTCGCAGATGAATTTGATGTTGAGTTAAATGAGCCGTACTTGGTGTTCAAG GGATTAACAGTGAAGGAAATGGAAGAGCTACGTGATGACATTAAGATGCATCTTGATCTGGACAGGGAAAGCCAAGTGAATGTCAAGTACTGGGAG GCACTCATGGTAGTGTGTGACTGGGAGCTAGGTGAGGCTCGGAAAAGAGATGCCATAGACCGCGCTAGGGTGCGTGGTGAGGAACCACCCCGCGAGGCGGAAGAGAGAGGCTTACATGCAAGTATTGAGGGGGATGTAAAAGATCTCTTGGAGGGTAAGACTTCCACAGAGCTGGAAGAGATGCAAAGTCAAATTGAGTCCCAGATGCGCTCTGGAACTGCAAAAGTTGTTGAATACTGGGAGGCTATTTTGAAACGCCTTCATATTTACAAAGCAAAG GCTTGCCTTAGAGAAATCCATGCTTCTCTCCTGCGGAAGCATCTGCATCGTCTAGAGAATACTGCTGCTCCTGAACAGGTTGTGGGAGCTGATGAGGAATTAGACACTAAAGAGGAGGATACGATGCATGACGAGGAAGAAGGTTTAGATGATAAAAGATATTCTCCAgaacctatagccgaagaaacagAGAACCATTTGGATGAAGAAGCTGGCTCCTTCTCGCCTGAGCTAATGCATGGcactgaagatgaagatgcaATTGATCCTGACGAGGACAAGGCGGAACTG GATCGGCAACGTGAAGCTGTAGTTATCGAGCACCAGAGGAAAGTTAAGGATGTCATGACAGCTAAGGCAAGAAAACCAGATGAAATGGAGGTGAAAGCAATGAAAGCGATGGGAGCAATGGAGGAAGGGGATGCCGTATTTGGTTCAGGTGCTGAAGTGAACCTGGATTCACAG GTGTATTGGTGGCATGATAAGTACCGACCAAGAAAACCAAAGTACTTTAATCGCGTGCATACTGGATACGAGTGGAACAAATATAACCAAACTCATTATGACCACGACAACCCACCTCCCAAAATTGTCCAGGGGTATAAGTTCAACATATTTTACCCTGATCTTGTGGATAAATCAAAAGCACCAGTATACACAATAGAGAAAGATGGAAGCGCTGGGGAGACATGTCATATAAGATTCCATGCTGGCCCTCCATATGAGGATATT TCTTTTCGTATTGTCAACAAGGAGTGGGAGTACTCCCATAAGAAGGGATTCAAGTGCACATTTGAGCGTGGGATTCTTCATCTGTATTTCAACTTCAAGAGATACCGCTACAGGCGATAG
- the LOC127292354 gene encoding protein argonaute MEL1 — protein sequence MAYRGGGGGGVGRGGGGGRGGGEQHPAYGGRGPPMGGRGGGRAPTGFVWPPPGAGTSTPRPSSSSPYQPATAVYHNPAATTPHVGTYQHGVIYRTPAPSPAAVTIRAPSPTPARVSAPPPSPTPSTATVAKELEQKLFVTETALAPPAAAAAAAVAASQPGQPAAEKAPEVDLAPVSKKGLAHPARPGAGTAGKKVMIRANHFLVNVADNNLFHYDVSINPESKSRQTNREVLSELIKIHGKTSLGGKLPAYDGRKSLYTAGSLPFESEEFTVTLVDPEKKDKERAEREYKITIRIAGRTDLYHLQQFLCGRQRDMPQETIQVLDVVLRESPSWNYVTVSRSFFSTTFGHRGDIGEGLECWRGYYQSLRPTQMGLSLNIDISATSFFKPVTVIQFVQEFLNLRDVSRPLNDRDRVKIKKALRGVRVETNHQTDQIRRYKITGLTSVPMSQLIFPVDERGTRMSVVQYFFDRYNYKLQHTNWPCLQSGSDSRPVYLPMEACKIVEGQRYSKKLNDKQVTNILRATCQRPQQREQSIREMVLHNKYAEDKFAQEFGIKVSSDLALVPARVLPPPMLRYHDSGREKTCAPSVGQWNMINKKMINGGTIDHWACLSFSRMRPEEVYRFCVDLIQMCNATGMSVCPRPVVDIRTATPNNIEHALRDVHRRTLELIAQQGKGGQLQLLLVILPEVTGSYGKIKRVCETDLGIVSQCCLPRHASRPNKQYLENVALKINVKAGGRNTVLERAFVRNGIPYVSEIPTIIFGADVTHPPPGEDSASSIAAVVASMDWPEITKYRGLVSAQPHRQEIIEDLFSVTKDPKKGTVNGGMIRELLIAFRRKTGRRPERIIFYRDGVSEGQFSHVLLHEMDALRKACASLEEGYLPPVTFVVVQKRHHTRLFPEVHGKRETADKSGNILPGTVVDLMICHPTEFDFYLCSHAGIQGTSRPTHYHVLYDENHFTADALQSLTNNLCYTYARCTRAVSVVPPAYYAHLAAFRARYYVEGDSSDGGSTPGGGVAREGPAEVRQLPLIKENVKDVMFYC from the exons atggcctaccgcggcggcggaggcggaggcgtaggccgaggaggaggaggaggccgcggcggcggcgagcagCACCCGGCGTACGGCGGGCGAGGCCCTCCCATGGGAGGGCGCGGAGGCGGGCGCGCCCCCACCGGCTTCGTCTGGCCGCCTCCGGGCGCCGGCACGTCGACCCCGCGCccttcctcgtcgtcgccgtaCCAGCCCGCGACGGCCGTCTACCACAACCCGGCCGCGACCACGCCGCACGTGGGCACCTACCAGCACGGCGTCATCTACCGCACGCCCGCGCCTTCGCCTGCCGCCGTCACCATCCGCGCGCCTTCCCCGACCCCGGCCCGCGTctcggcgccgccgccatcaccgaCGCCGTCTACCGCGACCGTCGCCAAGGAGCTCGAGCAGAAGCTCTTCGTCACCGAGACCGCGCTGGCCCCGCCGGctgcggcggccgcggcggcggtcGCCGCGTCGCAGCCGGGCCAGCCCGCGGCCGAGAAGGCGCCCGAGGTCGACCTCGCCCCCGTCTCCAAGAAGGGGCTCGCCCACCCTGCGCGCCCCGGCGCCGGGACCGCCGGGAAGAAGGTCATGATCCGAGCCAACCACTTCCTCGTCAACGTCGCCGACAACAACCTCTTCCACTACGAC GTTTCCATCAACCCAGAGTCAAAATCAAGACAGACAAACAGAGAGGTACTCAGTGAGCTTATCAAGATACACGGGAAGACATCTCTTGGCGGCAAATTGCCTGCCTATGATGGAAGGAAGAGCCTTTACACTGCAGGCTCACTTCCTTTTGAATCAGAGGAATTCACTGTTACACTGGTTGATCCTGAAAAGAAAGATAAAGAAAG GGCTGAAAGGGAGTACAAGATCACCATTCGAATTGCTGGGAGAACTGACCTGTACCACCTTCAGCAGTTCCTATGTGGAAGACAGAGGGATATGCCTCAAGAAACCATCCAAGTACTTGATGTTGTCCTCAGGGAGTCACCATCTTGGAA CTATGTCACAGTGTCCAGATCCTTTTTCTCTACCACTTTCGGTCACAGAGGAGACATTGGTGAAGGATTGGAGTGCTGGAGAGGTTACTACCAGAGTCTGCGTCCAACACAGATGGGGCTTTCGCTCAATATAG ATATATCAGCAACATCCTTCTTCAAGCCTGTGACAGTGATCCAATTTGTTCAAGAGTTCCTCAATCTACGTGACGTCTCCCGGCCTCTGAATGACAGGGACCGTGTGAAG ATAAAGAAAGCACTGCGAGGAGTCCGCGTTGAAACAAACCACCAGACAGACCAAATCAGAAGATACAAGATAACAGGGCTCACTAGTGTCCCCATGAGCCAGCTGAT ATTTCCTGTTGATGAGAGAGGAACGAGAATGTCGGTTGTTCAGTACTTCTTCGATAGATATAACTACAAACTTCAGCATACTAATTGGCCCTGTCTGCAGTCTGGAAGTGATTCTCGGCCTGTATATTTGCCTATGGAG GCATGCAAGATTGTAGAAGGGCAAAGGTACTCTAAGAAGCTTAATGACAAACAAGTGACAAACATACTTAGAGCAACCTGTCAACGTCCCCAGCAGAGGGAGCAAAGCATTCGTGAG ATGGTTCTACACAACAAGTACGCAGAGGATAAGTTCGCTCAAGAGTTTGGAATCAAGGTGTCCAGTGACCTGGCCTTAGTTCCAGCCCGTGTGCTGCCTCCTCCCATG TTGAGGTATCATGATTCTGGAAGGGAGAAAACTTGTGCACCAAGTGTTGGACAGTGGAACATGATTAACAAG AAAATGATTAATGGAGGAACAATAGACCACTGGGCATGTTTAAGTTTTTCACGCATGCGTCCTGAGGAGGTATACAGGTTCTGTGTTGATCTGATTCAGATGTGCAATGCCACTGGAATG TCTGTCTGCCCAAGGCCAGTTGTCGACATCCGGACAGCTACTCCCAACAACATTGAGCACGCATTGAGGGATGTACACAGGAGGACCTTGGAATTAATAGCTCAACAGGGAAAGGGAGGCCAGCTCCAACTGTTACTAGTAATCCTACCTGAAGTCACTGGTTCTTACG GAAAAATTAAAAGGGTTTGCGAGACTGACCTTGGGATTGTGTCTCAGTGTTGCCTGCCAAGGCATGCTTCCAGACCAAACAAGCAATATCTGGAAAATGTTGCACTCAAAATCAACGTGAAG GCCGGAGGGCGTAACACAGTTCTTGAGAGAGCGTTTGTGCGAAATGGTATACCTTATGTGTCTGAAATCCCAACAATCATCTTTGGTGCTGATGTTACACACCCCCCACCTGGCGAGGACTCTGCATCATCTATTGCTGCA GTGGTGGCATCGATGGATTGGCCAGAAATCACCAAGTACAGAGGACTTGTCTCTGCTCAACCACACAGGCAGGAGATAATAGAAGATCTCTTCAGTGTCACCAAAGATCCAAAGAAGGGCACTGTCAATGGTGGCATGATCAG GGAGCTATTGATTGCCTTCCGCAGGAAGACAGGTCGGAGGCCTGAGAGGATAATCTTCTACAG AGATGGCGTAAGTGAAGGTCAATTCAGTCATGTTCTGCTTCATGAAATGGATGCACTCCGGAAG GCCTGTGCCTCTTTGGAGGAGGGTTATCTACCCCCAGTCACTTTTGTGGTTGTCCAGAAAAGGCATCATACCAGGCTATTCCCTGAGGTTCATGGGAAACGTGAGACGGCTGATAAGAGTGGGAACATTCTTCCTG GAACTGTGGTTGACCTCATGATTTGCCACCCTACTGAGTTTGATTTCTACTTGTGTAGCCATGCTGGCATTCAG GGAACTAGTAGGCCAACACATTACCATGTTCTTTATGATGAGAATCACTTCACAGCTGATGCTCTTCAGTCACTGACCAACAATCTTTGCTACac ATATGCTCGTTGCACTCGCGCAGTCTCTGTTG TCCCACCAGCGTACTATGCCCATCTTGCCGCATTCCGTGCTCGCTACTACGTGGAAGGAGACAGTTCAGATGGTGGCTCAACCCCTGGCGGAGGTGTTGCCCGAGAGGGACCTGCGGAGGTGCGCCAACTCCCGCTGATCAAGGAGAACGTCAAGGACGTCATGTTCTACTGCTGA